The following proteins are encoded in a genomic region of Syngnathus acus chromosome 22, fSynAcu1.2, whole genome shotgun sequence:
- the tnika gene encoding TRAF2 and NCK interacting kinase a isoform X10: MASDSPARSLDEIDLSALRDPAGIFELVELVGNGTYGQVYKGRHVKTGQLAAIKVMDVTGDEEEEIKAEINMLKKYSHHRNIATYYGAFIKKNPPGIDDQLWLVMEFCGAGSVTDLIKNTKGNSLKEEWTAYICREILRGLTHLHQHKVIHRDIKGQNVLLTENAEVKLVDFGVSAQLDRTVGRRNTFIGTPYWMAPEVIACDENPDATYDFKSDLWSLGITAMEMAEGAPPLCDMHPMRALFLIPRNPAPRLKSKKWSKKFQLFIESCLVKSHGQRPSTEQLLKHPFIRDLPNERQIRIQLKDHIDRTKKKRGERDETEYEYSGSEEEDEERDTGEPSSIINIPGESTLRRDFLRLQLANKERSEAQRRQQLEQQQNEEHKRLLLAERQKRIEEQKEQRRRLEEQQQRERELRKQHEREQRRRYEEMEQLRREEERRHAEREQEYKRKQVEEQRQAERLQRQLQQERAYLVSLQQQQQQQQQQQEGRQAEKKQLYHYKDVVHPNDKPAWAKEVEERSKLNRQSSPALQPKVSNRISDPSLPPRSESFGSGGMQAARTPPTHRPVEPQMAHLVPVKTHSSSMSGSQSLQDQTGGALSEGMVLRPDIPRQNSDPTSDIQSPPLCIAERDRDRSRLREEDLPPKLRESQSIPPRTTSISPALVRKNSPNGGVCSGPRTGSQLIRASNPDLRRSELSLDAMLQRTSSNSSSSSSPSSQGGSVERRGQSRQETSPLGANQEARSKQEEGRESSRPSRPADLSALAKELRELRVEEGNRPPVKVTDYSSSSEESESSDEDGEPVGHDGTVAVSDIPRIMPAVQSSGESYGGLSEGPEPYSNSKDGTLVMREAEEKRRGSHAESNGFGNHGNHGNLPDLVRQSSSPTAPPTALQELGDMPEFGLGGCKASFTPFVDPRVYQTSPSDENENSAAAMFASELLRQEQARLNEARKISVVNVNPTNIRPHSDTPEIRKYKKRFNSEILCAALWGVNLLVGTENGLMLLDRSGQGKVYNLITRRRFLQMDVLEGLNVLVTISGKKNKLRVYYLSWLRNRILHNDPEVEKKQGWITVGELEGCVHYKVVKYERIKFLVIALKNSVEIYAWAPKPYHKFMAFKSFAELQHRPQLVDLTVEEGQRLKVIYGSSLGFHVIDVDSGNPYDIYIPSHIQSQVTPHAIVVLPKTDGMEMLLCYEDEGVYVNTYGRITKDVVLQWGEMPTSVAYIHSNQIMGWGEKAIEIRSVETGHLDGVFMHKRAQRLKFLCERNDKVFFASVRSGGSSQVFFMTLNRNSMMNW, translated from the exons ATGGCGAGTGACTCCCCGGCTCGGAGTCTGGATGAAATTGACCTGTCTGCTTTGAGG GACCCTGCTGGCATCTTTGAGCTTGTGGAGCTGGTAGGAAATGGCACCTACGGCCAAGTGTACAAG GGTCGCCATGTTAAGACAGGCCAGCTGGCAGCCATCAAGGTCATGGATGTCACCGGG gatgaggaagaagagatCAAAGCGGAAATCAACATGCTGAAGAAGTACAGCCACCACCGCAACATCGCTACCTACTACGGAGCGTTCATTAAGAAGAACCCCCCAGGGATCGACGACCAGCTATGG CTGGTCATGGAGTTCTGCGGCGCCGGCTCGGTGACGGATCTGATCAAGAACACCAAGGGCAACTCTCTGAAAGAGGAGTGGACGGCCTACATCTGCCGAGAGATCCTCAGG ggCCTGACTCATCTCCATCAGCACAAGGTCATCCACCGAGACATCAAGGGACAGAACGTCCTGCTGACGGAGAACGCCGAGGTCAAACTAG TGGACTTTGGCGTTTCGGCCCAGTTGGACCGCACGGTGGGAAGGAGGAACACGTTTATCGGGACGCCGTATTGGATGGCGCCGGAGGTGATCGCCTGCGACGAGAACCCCGACGCCACGTACGATTTCAAG AGCGATTTATGGTCACTGGGCATCACGGCCATGGAGATGGCTGAAGGAGCGCCGC CCTTGTGTGACATGCACCCCATGAGAGCCCTCTTCCTCATCCCGCGGAATCCCGCGCCAAGACTCAAGTCAAAGAAATG GTCGAAGAAGTTCCAGCTGTTCATCGAGAGCTGCCTGGTGAAGAGCCACGGCCAGAGGCCCAGCACTGAGCAGCTCCTCAAGCACCCGTTCATCAGGGACCTGCCCAACGAGAGGCAGATCCGCATCCAGCTCAAGGACCACATCGACCGCACCAAGAAGAAGCGAGGCGAGAGAG ACGAGACCGAGTACGAATACAGCGGCAGCGAGGAAGAGGACGAGGAACGAGACACGGGTGAACCCAG CTCCATCATCAACATCCCCGGCGAGTCGACCCTGCGGCGGGATTTCCTGCGCCTGCAGCTAGCCAATAAGGAACGCTCGGAGGCGCAACGACGGCAGCagctggagcagcagcagaacgAGGAGCACAAGCGCCTGCTGCTGGCCGAGAGGCAGAAGCGCATCGAGGAGCAGAAGGAGCAGCGGCGCCGCCTGGAGGAG cagcagcaacgcGAGCGCGAGCTGAGGAAGCAGCACGAAAGGGAGCAGAGGAGGCGATACGAGGAAATGGAGCAGCTCCGTAGAGAGGAGGAGCGGCGGCACGCCGAAAGAGAACAG GAGTACAAGCGCAAGCAGGTGGAAGAGCAGCGGCAGGCCGAGCGTCTGCAGAGGCAACTCCAGCAGGAACGGGCCTACCTGGTCtcgctgcagcagcagcagcagcagcaacagcagcagcaggaggggCGGCAGGCGGAAAAGAAACAGCTCTACCACTACAAAGACGTCGTCCATCCCAACGACAAGCCGGCCTGGGCTAAAGAG gtggAGGAGAGGTCAAAGCTGAACAGGCAGAGCTCTCCGGCACTGCAGCCTAAAGTGTCGAACCGGATCTCCGacccttccctccctccccgaTCCGAGTCCTTTGGTAGCGGCGGCATGCAGGCCGCCCGAACTCCACCCACCCACCGTCCCGTTGAaccccag ATGGCCCACCTGGTTCCGGTCAAGACGCACTCCAGCTCCATGTCGGGTTCTCAGTCCCTGCAGGACCAGACGGGAGGCGCTCTGAGCGAGGGCATGGTCCTCAGGCCCGACATCCCCCGCCAGAACTCCGACCCGACTTCTGACATCCAAAGTCCGCCACTTTGTATCGCCGAGCGAGATCGGGACAGGAGCCGGCTAAGAGAGGAAGACCTGCCGCCCAAGCTCCGAGAATCCCAATCG ATCCCTCCGAGGACCACCTCCATCTCCCCAGCCTTGGTCAGGAAGAACTCCCCCAATGGCGGTGTCTGTTCTGGGCCTCGAACAGGATCTCAGCTTATACGAGCAAG TAACCCAGATCTGCGCCGTTCCGAGCTCTCCCTAGACGCCATGCTGCAAAGAACTTCCTCCAACTCGTCGTCGTCTTCCTCGCCCTCGTCCCAAGGAGGCTCGGTGGAGAGGAGAG GTCAGAGCAGACAGGAGACCTCGCCGTTGGGAGCCAATCAGGAGGCCAGATCCAAACAGGAGGAGGGCCGCGAATCAAGCCGACCCAGCAGGCCCGCG GACCTCAGCGCTCTGGCTAAGGAACTGCGAGAGTTGAGGGTCGAGGAGGGGAACCGGCCTCCGGTTAAG GTGACGGACTATTCGTCGTCCAGCGAGGAGTCGGAGAGCAGCGACGAAGACGGCGAGCCTGTGGGACACGACGGCACCGTGGCCGTTAGCGACATCCCTCGTATCAT GCCAGCCGTGCAAAGCAGCGGCGAGTCTTACGGAGGACTGAGCGAGGGGCCGGAGCCTTACAGCAACTCCAAAGATGGCACGCTGGTCATGAGAGAG gCCGAGGAAAAGAGGCGAGGCAGCCACGCCGAGAGCAACGGGTTTGGGAATCACGGTAACCACGGCAACCTACCCGACCTGGTGCGGCAGAGCAGCTCGCCCACAGCCCCGCCCACCGCCCTGCAGGAGCTGGGAGACATGCCCGAG TTCGGTCTTGGCGGTTGCAAAGCGTCCTTCACCCCGTTTGTGGACCCCCGCGTCTACCAAACGTCCCCGAGCGACGAAAATGAGAACTCAGCAGCTG CCATGTTTGCCAGCGAGCTGCTGCGGCAGGAACAGGCCCGCCTCAACGAAGCCAGGAAGATCTCGGTGGTCAACGTCAACCCCACCAACATCCGACCGCACAGCGACACGCCCGAGATCCGCAAGTACAAGAAGCGTTTCAACTCGGAGATCCTTTGCGCCGCGCTCTGGG GTGTGAATCTGCTGGTGGGGACGGAGAACGGCCTCATGTTGCTCGACCGAAGCGGCCAGGGAAAAGTTTACAACCTGATCACCAGGCGGCGTTTCCTTCAAATGGACGTGCTGGAGGGCCTCAACGTGCTCGTCACCATATCGG GGAAAAAGAACAAGCTGCGCGTTTACTACCTGTCCTGGCTGAGGAACAGAATACTGCACAACGACCCGGAAGTGGAGAAGAAGCAAGGCTGGATCACCGTCGGGGAGCTGGAAGGATGCGTGCATTATAAAGTTG TGAAGTACGAGAGGATCAAGTTCCTGGTGATTGCCCTGAAGAACTCGGTGGAGATCTACGCCTGGGCCCCTAAGCCCTACCACAAGTTCATGGCCTTTAAG TCGTTCGCCGAGCTGCAGCATCGTCCTCAGCTGGTGGACCTGACCGTGGAGGAAGGCCAGAGGTTGAAGGTCATCTACGGCTCCAGCTTGGGCTTCCACGTCATCGACGTCGACTCGGGCAACCCGTACGACATCTACATCCCGTCACAC ATTCAGAGCCAGGTGACGCCGCACGCCATCGTGGTGTTACCCAAGACGGACGGCATGGAGATGCTGCTGTGCTACGAGGACGAGGGCGTCTACGTCAACACTTACGGCAGGATCACCAAAGACGTTGTGCTGCAATGGGGGGAAATGCCCACCTCTGTtg CTTACATCCACTCCAATCAAATCATGGGCTGGGGCGAGAAAGCCATCGAGATCCGCTCGGTGGAGACGGGCCACCTGGACGGAGTCTTCATGCACAAGAGGGCCCAGAGACTCAAGTTCCTGTGCGAGCGCAATGACAAA GTGTTCTTTGCATCGGTGCGCTCAGGAGGCAGCAGTCAAGTGTTTTTCATGACCCTCAATAGGAACTCCATGATGAATTGGTga
- the tnika gene encoding TRAF2 and NCK interacting kinase a isoform X5: MASDSPARSLDEIDLSALRDPAGIFELVELVGNGTYGQVYKGRHVKTGQLAAIKVMDVTGDEEEEIKAEINMLKKYSHHRNIATYYGAFIKKNPPGIDDQLWLVMEFCGAGSVTDLIKNTKGNSLKEEWTAYICREILRGLTHLHQHKVIHRDIKGQNVLLTENAEVKLVDFGVSAQLDRTVGRRNTFIGTPYWMAPEVIACDENPDATYDFKSDLWSLGITAMEMAEGAPPLCDMHPMRALFLIPRNPAPRLKSKKWSKKFQLFIESCLVKSHGQRPSTEQLLKHPFIRDLPNERQIRIQLKDHIDRTKKKRGERDETEYEYSGSEEEDEERDTGEPSSIINIPGESTLRRDFLRLQLANKERSEAQRRQQLEQQQNEEHKRLLLAERQKRIEEQKEQRRRLEEQQQRERELRKQHEREQRRRYEEMEQLRREEERRHAEREQEYIRRQLEEEQRQLEILQQQLLQEQALLLEYKRKQVEEQRQAERLQRQLQQERAYLVSLQQQQQQQQQQQEGRQAEKKQLYHYKDVVHPNDKPAWAKEVPPQAQVQRGNPPRSNLRHHQSFNQAPLCSSPAAHHGQPRAQIPRRTPSVGGQILRIALDPEVPLDPGLKREISQQVRELRAQNRSQRKRSPTGVKEDAKAPRNPEKEASGPVPLRQSKSPGRPLSAPSHADISDVLTKAPAQVQKLVEERSKLNRQSSPALQPKVSNRISDPSLPPRSESFGSGGMQAARTPPTHRPVEPQMAHLVPVKTHSSSMSGSQSLQDQTGGALSEGMVLRPDIPRQNSDPTSDIQSPPLCIAERDRDRSRLREEDLPPKLRESQSIPPRTTSISPALVRKNSPNGGVCSGPRTGSQLIRASNPDLRRSELSLDAMLQRTSSNSSSSSSPSSQGGSVERRGQSRQETSPLGANQEARSKQEEGRESSRPSRPADLSALAKELRELRVEEGNRPPVKVTDYSSSSEESESSDEDGEPVGHDGTVAVSDIPRIMPAVQSSGESYGGLSEGPEPYSNSKDGTLVMREAEEKRRGSHAESNGFGNHGNHGNLPDLVRQSSSPTAPPTALQELGDMPEFGLGGCKASFTPFVDPRVYQTSPSDENENSAAAMFASELLRQEQARLNEARKISVVNVNPTNIRPHSDTPEIRKYKKRFNSEILCAALWGVNLLVGTENGLMLLDRSGQGKVYNLITRRRFLQMDVLEGLNVLVTISGKKNKLRVYYLSWLRNRILHNDPEVEKKQGWITVGELEGCVHYKVVKYERIKFLVIALKNSVEIYAWAPKPYHKFMAFKSFAELQHRPQLVDLTVEEGQRLKVIYGSSLGFHVIDVDSGNPYDIYIPSHIQSQVTPHAIVVLPKTDGMEMLLCYEDEGVYVNTYGRITKDVVLQWGEMPTSVAYIHSNQIMGWGEKAIEIRSVETGHLDGVFMHKRAQRLKFLCERNDKVFFASVRSGGSSQVFFMTLNRNSMMNW; this comes from the exons ATGGCGAGTGACTCCCCGGCTCGGAGTCTGGATGAAATTGACCTGTCTGCTTTGAGG GACCCTGCTGGCATCTTTGAGCTTGTGGAGCTGGTAGGAAATGGCACCTACGGCCAAGTGTACAAG GGTCGCCATGTTAAGACAGGCCAGCTGGCAGCCATCAAGGTCATGGATGTCACCGGG gatgaggaagaagagatCAAAGCGGAAATCAACATGCTGAAGAAGTACAGCCACCACCGCAACATCGCTACCTACTACGGAGCGTTCATTAAGAAGAACCCCCCAGGGATCGACGACCAGCTATGG CTGGTCATGGAGTTCTGCGGCGCCGGCTCGGTGACGGATCTGATCAAGAACACCAAGGGCAACTCTCTGAAAGAGGAGTGGACGGCCTACATCTGCCGAGAGATCCTCAGG ggCCTGACTCATCTCCATCAGCACAAGGTCATCCACCGAGACATCAAGGGACAGAACGTCCTGCTGACGGAGAACGCCGAGGTCAAACTAG TGGACTTTGGCGTTTCGGCCCAGTTGGACCGCACGGTGGGAAGGAGGAACACGTTTATCGGGACGCCGTATTGGATGGCGCCGGAGGTGATCGCCTGCGACGAGAACCCCGACGCCACGTACGATTTCAAG AGCGATTTATGGTCACTGGGCATCACGGCCATGGAGATGGCTGAAGGAGCGCCGC CCTTGTGTGACATGCACCCCATGAGAGCCCTCTTCCTCATCCCGCGGAATCCCGCGCCAAGACTCAAGTCAAAGAAATG GTCGAAGAAGTTCCAGCTGTTCATCGAGAGCTGCCTGGTGAAGAGCCACGGCCAGAGGCCCAGCACTGAGCAGCTCCTCAAGCACCCGTTCATCAGGGACCTGCCCAACGAGAGGCAGATCCGCATCCAGCTCAAGGACCACATCGACCGCACCAAGAAGAAGCGAGGCGAGAGAG ACGAGACCGAGTACGAATACAGCGGCAGCGAGGAAGAGGACGAGGAACGAGACACGGGTGAACCCAG CTCCATCATCAACATCCCCGGCGAGTCGACCCTGCGGCGGGATTTCCTGCGCCTGCAGCTAGCCAATAAGGAACGCTCGGAGGCGCAACGACGGCAGCagctggagcagcagcagaacgAGGAGCACAAGCGCCTGCTGCTGGCCGAGAGGCAGAAGCGCATCGAGGAGCAGAAGGAGCAGCGGCGCCGCCTGGAGGAG cagcagcaacgcGAGCGCGAGCTGAGGAAGCAGCACGAAAGGGAGCAGAGGAGGCGATACGAGGAAATGGAGCAGCTCCGTAGAGAGGAGGAGCGGCGGCACGCCGAAAGAGAACAG GAGTATATCCGTAGGCAGCTGGAAGAGGAGCAGAGGCAGTTAGAGATTCTCCAGCAGCAACTTCTACAGGAACAGGCGCTTCTGCTG GAGTACAAGCGCAAGCAGGTGGAAGAGCAGCGGCAGGCCGAGCGTCTGCAGAGGCAACTCCAGCAGGAACGGGCCTACCTGGTCtcgctgcagcagcagcagcagcagcaacagcagcagcaggaggggCGGCAGGCGGAAAAGAAACAGCTCTACCACTACAAAGACGTCGTCCATCCCAACGACAAGCCGGCCTGGGCTAAAGAG GTGCCACCGCAAGCACAGGTTCAGCGCGGTAACCCGCCCCGCTCGAACCTGCGCCATCATCAGTCATTCAATCAAGCGCCTTTGTGCTCGTCCCCGGCGGCCCACCACGGCCAGCCCCGAGCTCAAATCCCTAGACGCACGCCGTCCGTGGGCGGCCAGATCCTCCGCATAGCGCTCGACCCCGAGGTGCCCCTCGACCCGGGGCTAAAGCGGGAGATAAGTCAGCAGGTCAGAGAGTTGAGGGCTCAGAACCGCAGTCAGAGGAAGCGCAGCCCGACCGGCGTCAAGGAAGACGCTAAGGCGCCTCGTAACCCCGAGAAAGAAGCTTCCGGTCCCGTGCCGCTCAGACAGTCCAAGTCCCCAGGCAGGCCCCTCTCTGCTCCCAGTCACGCTGACATCTCAGATGTTCTTACTAAGGCCCCAGCGCAGGTCCAAAAACTG gtggAGGAGAGGTCAAAGCTGAACAGGCAGAGCTCTCCGGCACTGCAGCCTAAAGTGTCGAACCGGATCTCCGacccttccctccctccccgaTCCGAGTCCTTTGGTAGCGGCGGCATGCAGGCCGCCCGAACTCCACCCACCCACCGTCCCGTTGAaccccag ATGGCCCACCTGGTTCCGGTCAAGACGCACTCCAGCTCCATGTCGGGTTCTCAGTCCCTGCAGGACCAGACGGGAGGCGCTCTGAGCGAGGGCATGGTCCTCAGGCCCGACATCCCCCGCCAGAACTCCGACCCGACTTCTGACATCCAAAGTCCGCCACTTTGTATCGCCGAGCGAGATCGGGACAGGAGCCGGCTAAGAGAGGAAGACCTGCCGCCCAAGCTCCGAGAATCCCAATCG ATCCCTCCGAGGACCACCTCCATCTCCCCAGCCTTGGTCAGGAAGAACTCCCCCAATGGCGGTGTCTGTTCTGGGCCTCGAACAGGATCTCAGCTTATACGAGCAAG TAACCCAGATCTGCGCCGTTCCGAGCTCTCCCTAGACGCCATGCTGCAAAGAACTTCCTCCAACTCGTCGTCGTCTTCCTCGCCCTCGTCCCAAGGAGGCTCGGTGGAGAGGAGAG GTCAGAGCAGACAGGAGACCTCGCCGTTGGGAGCCAATCAGGAGGCCAGATCCAAACAGGAGGAGGGCCGCGAATCAAGCCGACCCAGCAGGCCCGCG GACCTCAGCGCTCTGGCTAAGGAACTGCGAGAGTTGAGGGTCGAGGAGGGGAACCGGCCTCCGGTTAAG GTGACGGACTATTCGTCGTCCAGCGAGGAGTCGGAGAGCAGCGACGAAGACGGCGAGCCTGTGGGACACGACGGCACCGTGGCCGTTAGCGACATCCCTCGTATCAT GCCAGCCGTGCAAAGCAGCGGCGAGTCTTACGGAGGACTGAGCGAGGGGCCGGAGCCTTACAGCAACTCCAAAGATGGCACGCTGGTCATGAGAGAG gCCGAGGAAAAGAGGCGAGGCAGCCACGCCGAGAGCAACGGGTTTGGGAATCACGGTAACCACGGCAACCTACCCGACCTGGTGCGGCAGAGCAGCTCGCCCACAGCCCCGCCCACCGCCCTGCAGGAGCTGGGAGACATGCCCGAG TTCGGTCTTGGCGGTTGCAAAGCGTCCTTCACCCCGTTTGTGGACCCCCGCGTCTACCAAACGTCCCCGAGCGACGAAAATGAGAACTCAGCAGCTG CCATGTTTGCCAGCGAGCTGCTGCGGCAGGAACAGGCCCGCCTCAACGAAGCCAGGAAGATCTCGGTGGTCAACGTCAACCCCACCAACATCCGACCGCACAGCGACACGCCCGAGATCCGCAAGTACAAGAAGCGTTTCAACTCGGAGATCCTTTGCGCCGCGCTCTGGG GTGTGAATCTGCTGGTGGGGACGGAGAACGGCCTCATGTTGCTCGACCGAAGCGGCCAGGGAAAAGTTTACAACCTGATCACCAGGCGGCGTTTCCTTCAAATGGACGTGCTGGAGGGCCTCAACGTGCTCGTCACCATATCGG GGAAAAAGAACAAGCTGCGCGTTTACTACCTGTCCTGGCTGAGGAACAGAATACTGCACAACGACCCGGAAGTGGAGAAGAAGCAAGGCTGGATCACCGTCGGGGAGCTGGAAGGATGCGTGCATTATAAAGTTG TGAAGTACGAGAGGATCAAGTTCCTGGTGATTGCCCTGAAGAACTCGGTGGAGATCTACGCCTGGGCCCCTAAGCCCTACCACAAGTTCATGGCCTTTAAG TCGTTCGCCGAGCTGCAGCATCGTCCTCAGCTGGTGGACCTGACCGTGGAGGAAGGCCAGAGGTTGAAGGTCATCTACGGCTCCAGCTTGGGCTTCCACGTCATCGACGTCGACTCGGGCAACCCGTACGACATCTACATCCCGTCACAC ATTCAGAGCCAGGTGACGCCGCACGCCATCGTGGTGTTACCCAAGACGGACGGCATGGAGATGCTGCTGTGCTACGAGGACGAGGGCGTCTACGTCAACACTTACGGCAGGATCACCAAAGACGTTGTGCTGCAATGGGGGGAAATGCCCACCTCTGTtg CTTACATCCACTCCAATCAAATCATGGGCTGGGGCGAGAAAGCCATCGAGATCCGCTCGGTGGAGACGGGCCACCTGGACGGAGTCTTCATGCACAAGAGGGCCCAGAGACTCAAGTTCCTGTGCGAGCGCAATGACAAA GTGTTCTTTGCATCGGTGCGCTCAGGAGGCAGCAGTCAAGTGTTTTTCATGACCCTCAATAGGAACTCCATGATGAATTGGTga